Proteins encoded within one genomic window of Thunnus albacares chromosome 13, fThuAlb1.1, whole genome shotgun sequence:
- the kctd16b gene encoding BTB/POZ domain-containing protein KCTD16b: protein MTETMALSGNCRTNPKEQASVQNSFPDVVELNVGGQVYYTRHSTLVSTPSSLLSKLFSSKKEASNDLARDPKGRYFIDRDGFLFRYVLDYLRDKQVVLPDHFPEKGRLRKEAEYFQLPDLVKLLTPEDVKHSPDDYFHSDYEDGSQGSDHRQCPPPSLVPADRKSGFITVGYRGSCTMGRESQTDAKFRRVPRILICGRVALAKEVFGETLNESRDPDRTPDRYTSRFYLKFKHLERAFDMLSECGFQMVACNSSVTASFVNQHTEDKIWSSYTEYVFYRK from the coding sequence ATGACGGAAACGATGGCGCTGAGTGGAAACTGTAGGACTAACCCCAAAGAGCAGGCGTCAGTTCAGAACAGTTTCCCAGATGTTGTTGAATTAAACGTAGGGGGACAGGTTTATTACACGCGTCACTCAACTTTGGTGAGCACCCCGAGTTCATTACTAAGCAAGCTATTCTCGTCCAAAAAAGAAGCGTCTAATGACTTGGCGAGAGACCCCAAGGGCCGCTATTTCATCGATAGAGACGGGTTTTTATTCCGGTATGTGTTGGACTACCTCCGAGACAAGCAAGTCGTCCTCCCGGACCACTTCCCGGAGAAAGGAAGGCTCAGAAAAGAGGCGGAGTACTTCCAGCTGCCCGACTTGGTGAAGCTCCTGACCCCCGAGGATGTCAAGCACAGTCCGGACGACTACTTCCACAGCGACTATGAAGACGGTTCCCAGGGTAGCGACCACCGGCAGTGTCCGCCGCCCTCTCTAGTTCCTGCGGATAGAAAGAGCGGTTTCATCACGGTGGGGTACCGGGGGTCGTGCACTATGGGCCGTGAGAGTCAGACCGACGCCAAGTTCAGGAGGGTACCTCGGATACTGATATGCGGGCGCGTGGCCCTGGCCAAAGAAGTTTTCGGGGAGACCCTGAACGAGAGCCGGGACCCGGACAGGACCCCGGATCGGTACACCTCCCGCTTTTACCTCAAGTTCAAGCACCTGGAGAGGGCTTTTGACATGCTGTCGGAGTGCGGTTTCCAAATGGTGGCCTGCAACTCGTCAGTCACAGCCTCGTTTGTCAACCAGCACACAGAGGACAAGATCTGGTCCAGCTACACAGAATACGTCTTTTACCGTAAGTGA